One genomic window of Vibrio natriegens NBRC 15636 = ATCC 14048 = DSM 759 includes the following:
- a CDS encoding co-chaperone GroES, translating into MKIRPLNDKLLVERQEVENTSEGGIVLTSQSVKKSNRGKVIAVGLGKRLENGDRAAMEVKVGDQIIFNDGYGVKTEKIDGAEYLILSESDVLAIVE; encoded by the coding sequence ATGAAAATTCGTCCTTTAAATGACAAGCTGCTTGTTGAAAGACAAGAAGTGGAAAATACATCAGAAGGGGGAATCGTTCTAACTTCTCAATCGGTTAAAAAGTCCAACCGAGGTAAGGTCATTGCAGTTGGTTTAGGTAAGCGTCTGGAAAATGGCGATCGCGCAGCGATGGAAGTCAAAGTGGGCGACCAGATCATTTTCAATGACGGCTACGGTGTGAAAACCGAAAAAATTGATGGCGCAGAATATTTGATTCTGTCCGAGTCTGATGTGTTAGCAATCGTTGAGTAA
- a CDS encoding NUDIX domain-containing protein, whose translation MRHLKSTVHPDIDHLDDKIIFKRNAARAIVLDGENVLLLYTERYHDYTLPGGGIDDGEDIIAGLVRELEEETGANNIHSIKPFGLFEEFRPWYKDDADVMHMISYCYTCKIDRELGETAYEDYEVKNGMRPVWMNIHEAIAHNEQTMAESPKKGMSIERETFLLQLIAKELL comes from the coding sequence ATGAGACACTTAAAATCAACGGTTCATCCAGATATTGATCATCTCGACGATAAAATCATTTTTAAGCGTAATGCTGCACGGGCAATCGTGCTTGATGGTGAGAATGTATTACTGCTCTACACGGAGCGCTACCATGATTACACGTTACCTGGTGGTGGAATTGATGATGGTGAAGATATCATTGCCGGATTGGTTCGAGAGTTAGAGGAAGAAACTGGGGCAAATAACATACACAGCATTAAGCCATTTGGTCTTTTTGAAGAGTTTCGACCTTGGTACAAAGATGACGCCGATGTGATGCATATGATCTCTTACTGCTATACCTGCAAAATTGATCGTGAGTTAGGCGAGACGGCTTATGAGGATTACGAGGTCAAGAACGGTATGCGTCCTGTGTGGATGAACATCCATGAGGCGATTGCACACAACGAGCAAACGATGGCTGAGAGCCCGAAAAAGGGCATGAGTATTGAGAGGGAAACCTTTTTACTGCAACTGATCGCCAAAGAGCTGCTTTAA
- a CDS encoding rhodanese-like domain-containing protein has protein sequence MKKVISLVLATLSLGLLAPNVAASERAEQGWLLIEQGAMIVDVRTPQEFSEGHLDNAVNFPLSELDKHFKDVNKDQLIVLYCRSGNRSAQAYQYLQSQGFTNLHNAGGFEELQSAK, from the coding sequence ATGAAAAAGGTAATTTCTCTGGTTCTTGCAACGCTGAGCTTAGGTTTGCTTGCTCCGAACGTCGCGGCTTCTGAGCGCGCAGAGCAAGGTTGGCTGTTGATAGAGCAAGGCGCAATGATCGTCGATGTGCGTACTCCGCAAGAATTCTCTGAGGGGCATTTAGATAATGCGGTGAACTTCCCTTTGTCTGAACTGGATAAGCATTTTAAAGACGTTAATAAAGATCAATTGATCGTTCTGTACTGCCGCAGCGGAAACCGTTCAGCGCAAGCCTATCAGTATCTCCAATCTCAAGGTTTCACGAATCTGCATAACGCAGGTGGGTTTGAAGAGTTACAAAGCGCTAAATAG
- a CDS encoding DUF3012 domain-containing protein, with protein sequence MKKLVMLLLASAALTACSDEVGTESWCNDMRDKPKTEWTTESAMDFAKHCVLQDGVGSEQWCKDLKEKPKGDWTANEASSYTKHCIF encoded by the coding sequence ATGAAAAAATTGGTAATGTTACTGTTGGCGTCTGCGGCTTTAACTGCTTGTAGCGACGAAGTTGGCACCGAGAGTTGGTGTAACGACATGCGAGACAAACCAAAAACTGAGTGGACAACAGAAAGTGCCATGGATTTTGCTAAGCATTGCGTCCTTCAAGATGGCGTGGGCAGTGAACAGTGGTGTAAGGACCTGAAAGAGAAGCCAAAAGGCGACTGGACTGCGAATGAAGCGTCTAGCTACACTAAACACTGTATTTTCTAA
- a CDS encoding LruC domain-containing protein, with translation MRTGKLLALSGCCLSLSANALTTSDFTFESGSDSSNYSAKGKPVNTYSVAESLPQDVLSNVYSMLPEGTLVNSAFIAPERYSSIDIDDELNGAEFATAKVTFLNEGAGYRNTLGYFVFDTNNPPVNKDEIEAHVIIFPNTSKAPDGEMQEGDTIDLNVQLTAGQTLAFFIIPNGWGWSGSYNNIASLGSWGTPFYSFSNLNPESTSENRRHNVAFIDTQNEFLVLGFEDIFRPDGDNDFNDLLFTVEVSPFTAIDGVNTDGSTDSKYEPLVQENNPEVTVTSVYPSSDTYATMAFEDRWPLMGDYDFNDVVWRYRVTELLNGQREIKNITFDFTLQAMGAGFSNGFAIHLPNVDPTNLASTELTRNGELVTHQVVQSGGEAVLVVSENLRKDLEILGELDSSCTFYRTQNACIGQQTSDVLNYQLMVELSNPVSREQVGYPPYDSFIFASKDLYHGDFTATPPGMSWQTHFKSFAGTSEMNNTFFNQHDDNSGGSESFLTDNNMPWAINIRDEWDHPVENVDISKAYKAFPTWVTSSGESDTKWYQASTANKVIPATQQ, from the coding sequence ATGAGAACAGGGAAACTACTTGCGCTTTCTGGCTGCTGCTTATCACTTTCAGCGAATGCGCTCACGACCAGTGATTTTACTTTTGAATCTGGTAGTGACAGTTCAAATTATTCAGCAAAAGGTAAACCCGTTAATACCTATTCGGTTGCAGAATCTTTACCACAAGATGTGCTTAGCAACGTTTACTCTATGCTGCCAGAAGGCACGCTCGTCAACAGTGCCTTTATTGCGCCAGAACGTTATTCCAGCATTGATATTGATGACGAACTGAATGGTGCGGAGTTCGCAACAGCAAAAGTCACCTTTTTGAATGAGGGAGCAGGGTATCGAAATACGCTCGGTTATTTCGTTTTTGATACGAACAATCCACCCGTCAATAAAGATGAAATCGAAGCGCACGTGATCATTTTTCCTAACACATCTAAAGCACCAGATGGGGAGATGCAAGAAGGTGACACGATCGATTTAAATGTGCAGCTCACCGCAGGTCAAACTCTCGCATTCTTTATTATTCCGAATGGCTGGGGGTGGTCTGGTTCGTATAACAACATCGCCAGCCTTGGCAGTTGGGGCACGCCGTTTTATAGCTTCTCGAATCTGAACCCAGAGTCGACTTCAGAAAATCGTCGTCACAATGTGGCATTTATCGACACGCAAAATGAGTTTCTCGTGCTGGGTTTTGAAGATATTTTTCGTCCAGATGGCGACAACGACTTCAACGATTTGCTGTTTACTGTCGAAGTCAGCCCATTCACTGCCATTGATGGCGTCAACACCGATGGCTCCACAGATTCGAAGTACGAGCCACTAGTGCAGGAAAACAACCCAGAAGTCACGGTGACCTCGGTGTATCCAAGCTCAGATACCTACGCGACGATGGCGTTTGAAGATCGCTGGCCACTGATGGGCGATTACGACTTCAATGATGTGGTGTGGCGTTATCGTGTCACCGAGTTGCTAAATGGTCAGCGTGAAATCAAAAACATCACTTTTGATTTCACACTGCAGGCGATGGGAGCAGGGTTCTCTAACGGTTTTGCTATTCATCTGCCAAATGTAGACCCAACCAATCTTGCGTCGACAGAACTGACACGAAATGGCGAACTCGTTACTCATCAAGTGGTGCAATCCGGTGGAGAGGCGGTGCTTGTGGTCTCGGAAAATTTGCGCAAAGACTTAGAAATATTGGGTGAGTTAGACAGCAGCTGCACTTTCTATCGCACTCAAAACGCGTGTATTGGCCAACAAACATCTGATGTTCTTAATTATCAACTCATGGTTGAGTTATCGAACCCTGTATCACGTGAGCAGGTAGGGTATCCGCCGTATGATTCTTTCATCTTTGCTTCTAAAGATTTGTACCATGGCGATTTTACTGCAACCCCTCCAGGTATGAGTTGGCAAACACACTTCAAATCCTTCGCGGGAACGAGTGAGATGAATAATACCTTCTTCAATCAGCACGACGATAATTCCGGTGGCTCTGAATCATTTTTGACGGACAACAACATGCCATGGGCAATCAACATTCGTGATGAGTGGGATCATCCGGTCGAAAACGTCGACATCAGTAAAGCGTATAAAGCTTTTCCAACTTGGGTAACCAGCAGTGGCGAGTCAGACACTAAGTGGTATCAAGCCTCAACTGCGAACAAAGTAATTCCTGCGACTCAGCAGTAA
- a CDS encoding DUF333 domain-containing protein: MNKTSLLITMAVAAGLSGCSTYDNATRSTEYTSVANPASVYCVQQGGELDTVTENGERVTYCVFSDDERAEQWEYYRENHQEGEDY, translated from the coding sequence ATGAATAAGACAAGTTTACTAATAACTATGGCAGTAGCTGCTGGGCTCTCTGGTTGTTCCACTTACGATAACGCAACACGCTCGACTGAATACACATCCGTAGCAAATCCGGCATCTGTATATTGTGTTCAACAAGGTGGAGAACTGGACACCGTTACAGAGAACGGTGAACGTGTAACCTATTGTGTCTTTTCAGATGATGAACGCGCTGAACAATGGGAATATTATCGGGAAAATCATCAAGAGGGTGAGGACTACTAA
- a CDS encoding GFA family protein, translating to MKLLKGSCLCGKVKLEVADEFKYMGNCHCSECRKFTGSDYSSAGGVALDKLLITEGQDNIQAYKKSENTELCFCRHCGSSLYSKKNNGIVNIRLGVLDDAPSHKPSFHIFVGSKAPWLEITDNLTQFEAGPKF from the coding sequence ATGAAACTACTTAAAGGCTCATGCTTGTGTGGCAAAGTAAAATTAGAAGTGGCGGATGAATTCAAATACATGGGAAATTGCCATTGCTCTGAATGCCGTAAGTTTACGGGCTCTGACTATTCTTCGGCTGGTGGCGTTGCGCTGGATAAACTGCTGATAACGGAAGGTCAAGACAACATTCAAGCCTATAAAAAGAGTGAAAATACCGAGCTGTGCTTTTGCCGTCATTGTGGTTCGAGTTTGTATTCGAAAAAGAATAACGGGATCGTAAACATTCGTCTGGGCGTTTTGGATGATGCGCCTTCACACAAGCCAAGCTTTCACATTTTTGTTGGCTCAAAAGCGCCGTGGTTAGAGATAACCGACAATCTGACTCAGTTTGAGGCGGGACCAAAGTTTTAG
- the fni gene encoding type 2 isopentenyl-diphosphate Delta-isomerase, with the protein MAPQTNRKDLHLDAVLHHDMSMKHKTAGFESVEFEHCALPECDFNAIDLSTEFLGRRLALPFLISSMTGGAKDAEAINCRLAEAASELGIAMGVGSQRISLEQSLNSGLGRTIRALAKGVPLYSNLGAAQLRDKENLDNAQRAVDAIQADALIVHVNPMQEAFQANGDHNWIGVIHAIEKLESRVDVPIIVKEVGFGISGSMAEKLVDAGVKAIDVAGAGGTSWSAVEGFCQENARMKRAAELFRDWGIPTATCLEQIRAQYPALPLIASGGVHNGLEAAKAIHLGANLVGQAGAVLKAATISTQNVVEHFEQMALELRLACFGTGSANLFSLPTAKRL; encoded by the coding sequence ATGGCTCCGCAAACTAATCGAAAAGATTTACACCTAGACGCTGTTTTACATCATGACATGAGCATGAAGCATAAAACGGCGGGCTTCGAGTCTGTCGAATTTGAGCACTGTGCGCTGCCAGAATGTGACTTTAACGCCATCGACCTGTCTACCGAGTTCTTAGGTCGAAGACTGGCTCTGCCATTTTTAATCAGTTCGATGACAGGTGGAGCCAAAGACGCGGAAGCAATCAATTGCCGTTTGGCTGAAGCGGCAAGTGAATTAGGTATTGCGATGGGAGTCGGCTCTCAACGCATTAGTCTGGAACAGAGTCTGAACTCAGGTTTAGGCCGAACGATTCGGGCTCTGGCTAAAGGTGTGCCGTTGTATTCCAATTTAGGTGCAGCTCAACTGCGTGATAAAGAAAATTTGGACAATGCTCAACGAGCCGTAGACGCCATTCAAGCCGATGCTCTGATCGTGCATGTGAACCCGATGCAAGAAGCTTTTCAGGCAAATGGTGATCACAACTGGATTGGTGTGATTCATGCGATTGAAAAACTGGAATCACGAGTGGATGTTCCGATCATCGTCAAGGAAGTCGGGTTTGGTATTAGCGGCTCTATGGCTGAAAAACTGGTCGACGCAGGTGTTAAAGCCATTGACGTGGCGGGAGCTGGCGGCACTAGCTGGAGTGCGGTCGAAGGTTTTTGCCAGGAGAATGCCCGTATGAAGCGTGCAGCGGAGCTGTTTCGTGACTGGGGAATACCAACGGCTACCTGTCTTGAACAAATTCGCGCTCAGTACCCTGCGTTACCTTTAATCGCATCTGGCGGTGTTCACAACGGGTTAGAAGCTGCCAAAGCGATCCACTTGGGCGCCAACTTGGTTGGCCAGGCGGGGGCTGTGCTGAAAGCCGCGACAATAAGTACTCAAAACGTTGTTGAACATTTCGAACAAATGGCACTGGAATTACGTTTGGCGTGTTTCGGTACCGGATCGGCGAATCTATTTTCTTTGCCTACAGCGAAGCGTTTATAG
- a CDS encoding YdcF family protein, which produces MKLDNVVIVLGKRLVKNKLSPEGISRVQALVSSLGSLSVENTAILFCGGKTQGQDIAEADAMFSYFQTLNHSLSQPFPKSQILIENRSLNTFQNMRYAAEELCHSGLFQAAEYHQFPIKVTLVSNDYHLERIIEIQTLMDEQGLLRVLKTQSASMGLELSIALDIDKHISVPYPHHGASAQAFLLLDELTTYRVYLEGAIRGVFSRGLAAVRAKPLHIAQTAIEKLEMLPLDHESLQNIQEIKKAVAMTAFDDNLDVVQQALDIIHPLLTAMNRTIDPESAL; this is translated from the coding sequence ATGAAATTAGACAATGTGGTTATTGTTCTCGGTAAGCGTCTCGTCAAGAACAAACTAAGCCCGGAAGGGATTTCAAGAGTGCAAGCGCTCGTCAGTTCCCTTGGCTCATTGTCTGTAGAAAATACGGCAATCTTATTTTGTGGCGGCAAAACTCAAGGGCAAGATATCGCAGAGGCGGATGCGATGTTCAGTTATTTCCAGACACTCAATCATTCACTCTCACAGCCATTCCCGAAAAGTCAGATTCTAATTGAAAATCGTTCTTTAAATACCTTTCAGAACATGAGGTATGCGGCGGAAGAGTTGTGTCATAGCGGCTTATTTCAGGCTGCTGAGTATCATCAATTCCCGATTAAAGTGACCCTTGTTTCTAACGACTATCATCTGGAACGAATTATAGAAATTCAAACCTTAATGGATGAACAGGGGTTATTGAGGGTGCTTAAAACACAGAGCGCTTCAATGGGGCTGGAGCTTAGTATTGCTTTAGATATTGATAAGCACATTAGCGTGCCATACCCGCATCATGGAGCATCAGCCCAAGCGTTTTTACTGCTTGATGAGCTGACAACCTACCGAGTTTATTTAGAAGGCGCGATTCGCGGAGTGTTTAGCCGAGGCTTAGCTGCTGTAAGAGCGAAGCCGTTGCATATTGCTCAAACCGCGATAGAAAAACTAGAGATGCTCCCTCTAGACCATGAATCCTTGCAGAATATTCAGGAAATAAAAAAGGCCGTCGCAATGACAGCCTTTGATGATAATTTAGACGTGGTTCAGCAAGCTTTAGATATCATACACCCGCTCTTAACCGCAATGAACCGAACTATCGATCCTGAGTCTGCGCTTTAA
- a CDS encoding cation:proton antiporter, with translation MQVGNEALVLSAVGVIGLGCQWLAWRLRLPAILFLLLAGLVVGPLMQWLKPDEILGNLLFPLVSLAVAVILFEGSLTLNFKEIRGVSGSVWSIVSFGAIISWAVTSVATHYFLGFSWELAMLFGSLTVVTGPTVIVPLLRTVRPNSTLANILRWEGILIDPLGALFVVMVYEFIVSHSAVNSAEVFAKIIAVGVILGVASGAAVSAALRRAWLPEYLQPFAVLMVVLGVFSVSNHLESEAGLLTVTVMGMWLANAKEINIQQILHFKEHLTILLITGLFIFLAARISLDDFTALGSGALMLFVFMQLVSRPLSIFLATIRSNLGLKEKLFLSWVAPRGIVAASISSLFAIKLIEYGVSGASLLVPMTFMVIIGTVVLQSATARPVAVALGVAEPAPRGFLLIGANRVAREIGQALARYDRRVLMTDSNWEYISQVRMLGLDYYYGNPISSHADDNLNLIGIGQVVALTPDQHFNIMACMQFVDEFGEDKVHCLQKTKTNGNGSEKHTVAQEYHGRLLMGGNVSYSQLASLLSRGAEIKHTKLSDSFTYQDYLAHHNSNLLTPLFYVEEKGKIHFCDDPEQFAPNTTSTVVSLIMPESNQQPL, from the coding sequence ATGCAAGTTGGTAATGAAGCGCTGGTGCTATCAGCGGTTGGGGTGATTGGTTTAGGGTGTCAGTGGTTAGCTTGGCGACTTCGTTTGCCAGCGATACTGTTTTTGCTGTTGGCTGGCCTTGTTGTCGGGCCATTAATGCAGTGGCTGAAACCGGATGAAATATTAGGAAACTTACTCTTTCCGTTGGTCTCGCTGGCAGTGGCCGTTATTCTGTTTGAAGGAAGCCTAACGCTAAATTTTAAAGAGATTCGCGGAGTGAGTGGCTCAGTGTGGAGTATTGTCTCTTTTGGCGCGATTATCTCTTGGGCCGTGACGAGTGTGGCGACACATTATTTCTTGGGTTTTTCATGGGAGCTGGCAATGTTGTTTGGCAGCTTGACCGTCGTAACGGGGCCTACCGTGATTGTCCCGCTGCTAAGAACTGTGAGACCAAACAGCACTCTGGCTAATATTCTGCGTTGGGAAGGGATTCTGATTGATCCGCTTGGTGCGCTATTTGTGGTCATGGTTTACGAGTTTATCGTGTCACACAGCGCGGTCAATAGCGCCGAAGTCTTTGCCAAGATCATCGCCGTTGGTGTCATTCTTGGCGTTGCATCTGGCGCGGCGGTGTCAGCAGCGTTGCGTCGGGCATGGTTACCAGAATATTTACAGCCGTTTGCCGTGTTGATGGTGGTACTTGGCGTCTTCTCGGTTTCCAATCATTTAGAATCTGAAGCAGGGCTGCTTACTGTCACCGTTATGGGGATGTGGCTCGCCAATGCAAAAGAGATCAACATTCAGCAGATATTGCACTTCAAAGAGCACTTGACCATTTTGCTTATTACCGGCTTGTTTATCTTTTTAGCCGCTCGCATAAGCTTGGATGACTTTACTGCTCTGGGATCTGGCGCCTTGATGCTATTTGTCTTCATGCAGTTGGTCTCGCGTCCGTTATCAATATTCCTCGCTACGATACGCAGTAATTTAGGTCTCAAGGAAAAACTGTTTCTGTCATGGGTTGCACCGCGTGGTATTGTTGCGGCCTCTATTTCGTCTCTTTTTGCTATTAAGCTAATCGAATACGGTGTCAGTGGTGCTAGCCTGCTTGTACCAATGACCTTCATGGTAATTATTGGAACCGTTGTGCTACAAAGTGCGACGGCTCGCCCTGTCGCGGTTGCCTTAGGGGTCGCAGAGCCTGCGCCGAGAGGTTTCTTATTGATTGGTGCGAACCGAGTTGCCAGAGAAATAGGTCAGGCATTAGCGCGTTATGACAGACGTGTTCTCATGACGGACTCAAACTGGGAATACATCAGTCAAGTTCGCATGCTCGGTCTGGATTATTACTATGGGAACCCGATATCCAGCCACGCAGACGATAACCTCAATTTAATTGGTATTGGTCAGGTTGTCGCCCTGACGCCGGATCAACATTTCAACATTATGGCTTGTATGCAGTTTGTCGATGAGTTCGGCGAAGATAAAGTGCATTGTCTGCAAAAAACCAAAACAAACGGTAATGGCAGTGAAAAGCACACCGTCGCTCAGGAATATCATGGCAGGCTGCTGATGGGCGGTAATGTCAGTTACAGCCAACTGGCGAGTTTATTGAGCCGTGGAGCGGAAATAAAACATACTAAGCTCAGTGACAGTTTCACCTATCAGGATTATTTGGCGCATCACAATAGCAATTTGCTCACTCCACTGTTTTATGTGGAAGAAAAGGGCAAAATTCACTTCTGTGACGATCCCGAACAGTTTGCACCAAACACGACCAGCACGGTGGTGTCTTTGATTATGCCTGAAAGCAATCAACAGCCGTTATAG
- a CDS encoding DUF2339 domain-containing protein — MLTLFAVIMAFFALLITLKAVKRISNLEDEITQLRKELSDFRSRWLDQQSQPETSESSSAPASEPTTATSSQTNVHDAGPSQPKAEPDDALESPTVPFFAQQTAQEDIQIAGFAENDNSHWENKTEKLLSSLQENWLVWVGALAMLIGGGYLVQVIGSHIEFSPFVRVAFAFTLSFAMIAAGEWFHRKEQRDPERAQRAQGFTYVPAAITGTGLTGVYCTVIFAFVVYQMLTPSISLLILAVAAFSSLALSLRQGPLMAVLGLIGGYTAPLWISGAEPDYFLLAGYISAISIAATLLMQKVRRAWISPSSTIPHALWMLILIESIPTESLFSWSYIYLSLTLYLVYALPRLGWTLNPRYRHCQNKWTNPPVITSLAIVLLTFSAITRMPELNVFQMAYCYILLVAAIWLPALRKGWSTRVFLPSVLVSATAILVVSVAFDTLYMSQSESSILLALALSIVFIALRNYIQGLNDRSSIPSVLLLALAPSMTLIVLFYAHEFMYSYAWYWTFFTALVAVCYVYLGMRLTRLAYECSAVVHAIVAGCSFVWLSDTWLTTAISAQVAVMALQIQAGYFRPASWAVKIMMGALVVRLTLLPFIPQWQPVETGHWAWVLLSYLPALVILAYARSVLTRADVDLANWFEGAFLHVFLIALFTQTNYWLTGQYGYLGHIDFTSAIVFANQALVMGFVYSYRSQFAQQLTYVYQAYSYLLWSIFALMTLLLNTIESPLNVDNVSAQAIPLFNMLSLGWLLPACILTAAVFRKWNTLRIHRHVISGIGFTLAAIWLGMSIRQFWQTNSMTLYQSTSMAELFSYSVAGLLVGGLLTWAGVIRKSMNMQRIGLIILACVALKVFLWDVRSLDGFWRAISFLGLGASLITLGWLFQKFHRSVSEPSKT, encoded by the coding sequence TTGTTGACTTTATTCGCGGTGATTATGGCGTTTTTCGCCTTGCTAATTACATTGAAAGCAGTAAAACGAATTTCAAATCTGGAAGACGAGATAACGCAGCTCCGCAAAGAGCTGTCGGATTTCCGCTCACGATGGTTAGATCAACAAAGCCAACCAGAAACAAGTGAATCGTCTTCCGCTCCTGCTTCTGAACCCACTACTGCGACTTCAAGCCAAACGAATGTTCACGACGCAGGTCCTTCGCAACCTAAAGCAGAGCCTGATGATGCTCTAGAGTCACCAACCGTGCCGTTCTTCGCGCAGCAGACTGCTCAGGAAGATATTCAGATTGCGGGCTTCGCCGAGAACGACAACAGTCATTGGGAAAACAAAACCGAAAAGTTACTCTCCAGCCTCCAAGAAAACTGGCTCGTCTGGGTGGGAGCGTTGGCGATGCTTATTGGTGGCGGCTACTTGGTGCAAGTGATTGGCAGCCATATTGAGTTTTCACCCTTCGTACGTGTCGCTTTTGCCTTTACCTTATCTTTTGCCATGATCGCTGCGGGCGAGTGGTTTCACCGAAAAGAACAGCGCGATCCAGAACGAGCACAACGAGCCCAAGGGTTCACTTATGTTCCAGCCGCCATTACCGGAACTGGCCTGACCGGCGTTTACTGTACGGTTATTTTTGCGTTTGTTGTCTACCAGATGCTGACACCAAGCATCTCATTGCTGATCTTAGCTGTCGCCGCATTTTCCAGCCTCGCTTTGTCATTAAGGCAGGGGCCATTAATGGCCGTGTTGGGATTAATCGGCGGCTACACTGCGCCCTTATGGATAAGCGGCGCTGAACCTGATTATTTCCTGTTGGCGGGTTACATCAGCGCAATATCCATTGCGGCCACTTTGCTTATGCAGAAGGTACGCAGGGCTTGGATCTCACCGAGTAGTACCATACCGCATGCGCTTTGGATGCTCATTCTGATAGAAAGTATTCCGACAGAGAGTTTATTCTCCTGGTCTTATATTTACTTGTCGCTCACGTTGTATCTGGTTTATGCCTTGCCAAGATTAGGGTGGACACTCAACCCTCGTTATCGCCATTGCCAGAATAAATGGACAAACCCTCCTGTCATCACGTCTCTTGCAATCGTATTGCTGACCTTTTCTGCAATAACAAGAATGCCCGAACTTAACGTCTTTCAAATGGCGTATTGCTATATTTTACTTGTTGCAGCTATCTGGCTACCCGCGTTACGTAAGGGTTGGTCAACGCGAGTTTTCCTGCCTTCGGTTCTGGTATCAGCAACCGCTATATTGGTTGTTTCGGTCGCATTTGACACGCTCTACATGTCACAGAGTGAGAGCAGTATTCTGCTCGCATTAGCATTGAGTATCGTGTTTATTGCGCTAAGGAACTATATACAAGGGCTCAATGATCGCTCTTCCATACCCAGTGTCTTGTTGCTCGCCCTTGCACCTTCAATGACGCTAATCGTTCTGTTTTATGCACACGAGTTTATGTACAGCTATGCCTGGTATTGGACGTTCTTTACGGCTTTAGTTGCAGTCTGCTACGTTTATTTGGGCATGCGTTTAACACGACTCGCCTACGAATGTTCCGCAGTCGTTCATGCTATCGTTGCTGGCTGTTCCTTTGTTTGGCTTAGCGATACGTGGCTAACTACTGCGATTTCGGCACAAGTGGCTGTGATGGCATTACAAATACAAGCAGGTTATTTTCGCCCTGCCAGTTGGGCAGTCAAAATAATGATGGGTGCTTTGGTTGTTCGCCTGACGCTTCTGCCATTTATTCCTCAGTGGCAGCCAGTTGAAACAGGGCACTGGGCGTGGGTACTACTCAGTTATCTACCTGCACTCGTTATTCTTGCGTATGCTCGATCCGTGCTAACCAGAGCAGACGTTGATCTCGCCAATTGGTTTGAAGGTGCATTTCTGCACGTCTTTTTAATCGCATTGTTCACACAAACAAACTACTGGTTAACGGGACAATATGGCTACCTTGGACACATCGACTTTACCAGTGCCATTGTCTTCGCGAACCAGGCTTTAGTCATGGGCTTCGTATACAGTTACCGCAGCCAGTTCGCACAGCAACTCACTTACGTCTACCAAGCATACAGTTACTTGCTTTGGAGCATATTTGCTTTAATGACTTTATTACTCAATACGATTGAATCGCCATTAAACGTTGATAACGTATCCGCTCAAGCCATTCCTCTTTTCAATATGTTGAGTTTAGGCTGGCTGCTACCGGCATGTATTCTAACTGCTGCGGTATTTAGGAAGTGGAACACATTACGAATTCACCGTCATGTTATCTCAGGAATCGGGTTTACACTTGCAGCTATCTGGCTGGGTATGTCTATCCGACAGTTCTGGCAAACAAATTCTATGACTTTATATCAATCGACCAGCATGGCCGAGCTATTCAGTTATTCGGTCGCAGGATTGCTTGTTGGAGGATTACTAACATGGGCTGGTGTGATTCGAAAATCAATGAACATGCAACGTATTGGTCTCATCATCCTGGCTTGCGTTGCGTTAAAAGTGTTCCTGTGGGATGTACGTTCTCTGGATGGCTTCTGGCGTGCTATTAGCTTCCTGGGCTTGGGCGCATCTTTAATTACGCTTGGGTGGTTGTTCCAGAAATTTCACCGTTCCGTCTCGGAACCTTCCAAAACTTGA